One region of Mesobacillus boroniphilus genomic DNA includes:
- a CDS encoding glycine betaine uptake BCCT transporter, with translation MKKDSSVFFISTGILLLMVLFGVFVPDKLESVTANIQAFITDSLGWYYLILVSVIVIVCLYFLISPLGKIRLGRQDDRPEFSTLTWYAMLFSAGMGIGLVFWGTAEPISHYMVSTPTGVEPGSDEAIRDSMRFTFFHWGIHAWAIYGIVALVLAYFNFRHGKPGLISSTLEPILGDRTNGVAGKVVDVISVVATVIGVATTLGFGAVQINGGLSYLFGIPTGFTAQLLIVLIVTVLFMISAWSGLGKGIKILSNVNMVLAAILLLAVLVLGPTQFILNLFTNTIGTYLQNLPAMSFRIAPLNEGVRSWINGWTIFYWAWWIAWAPFVGIFIARVSKGRTIREFVFGVLLVPSLIGFLWFSAFGGSAIMLEHEGIANISELATEESLFGVFANYPMSSLLSILAMILIGTFFITSADSGTFVLGMMTTNGSLTPGNRIKFTWGIMLAAISLVLLYSGGLQALQNTMIVAALPFSIIMALMAFSLIKALSKEARELGIGKIPKRKQP, from the coding sequence ATGAAAAAGGATTCATCTGTTTTTTTCATATCGACAGGGATTTTGCTTTTAATGGTCCTGTTCGGTGTGTTTGTTCCAGATAAACTTGAATCAGTTACAGCTAATATACAGGCTTTCATCACTGATTCTTTGGGATGGTATTATTTAATCCTCGTTTCTGTGATTGTTATTGTTTGTCTATATTTCCTGATCAGCCCACTGGGTAAAATCAGGCTTGGCAGGCAGGATGACCGTCCGGAATTTTCTACCCTGACCTGGTATGCGATGCTTTTCAGTGCAGGTATGGGGATTGGACTGGTTTTCTGGGGCACTGCTGAACCAATCAGCCACTATATGGTATCGACACCGACTGGAGTAGAGCCGGGATCTGACGAGGCGATCCGCGATTCAATGAGGTTCACATTTTTCCATTGGGGAATCCATGCATGGGCCATCTATGGAATCGTGGCACTAGTTCTTGCTTATTTCAATTTCCGCCATGGAAAGCCAGGGTTGATCAGTTCTACGCTTGAACCAATATTAGGGGACCGCACCAATGGGGTAGCTGGAAAAGTAGTGGATGTAATTTCCGTCGTAGCGACTGTAATCGGTGTGGCAACAACTTTAGGATTTGGAGCTGTACAAATTAACGGAGGGCTATCTTACCTGTTTGGAATACCTACGGGTTTCACTGCTCAATTGTTGATTGTGCTAATCGTTACTGTATTATTCATGATTTCAGCATGGTCTGGACTAGGAAAAGGAATCAAGATTTTGAGCAATGTCAACATGGTTCTTGCTGCGATATTGCTGTTGGCCGTACTAGTTCTAGGACCTACGCAATTTATCCTGAATCTATTTACGAACACAATAGGAACCTACCTGCAAAACCTGCCTGCAATGAGCTTCCGTATAGCTCCGTTGAATGAAGGTGTCCGTTCATGGATTAACGGCTGGACCATTTTCTATTGGGCATGGTGGATTGCATGGGCACCATTTGTAGGGATTTTTATAGCTCGAGTTTCTAAAGGCCGTACCATAAGGGAATTTGTATTCGGTGTTCTTCTCGTCCCTTCCCTGATTGGCTTCCTATGGTTTTCTGCATTCGGCGGGTCAGCGATCATGCTGGAGCATGAAGGAATTGCGAATATTTCCGAGCTGGCTACAGAAGAATCACTGTTTGGAGTATTCGCCAATTATCCAATGAGTTCATTATTGTCCATCCTGGCCATGATTCTCATTGGAACATTCTTTATTACTTCAGCTGATTCAGGGACATTCGTTTTAGGCATGATGACGACGAATGGTTCACTGACACCAGGAAACAGGATCAAATTCACCTGGGGAATCATGCTCGCGGCCATTTCATTGGTGCTGCTGTATTCCGGCGGGTTACAAGCTTTGCAAAACACAATGATTGTTGCTGCGCTGCCGTTCTCCATCATCATGGCTCTAATGGCCTTCAGTTTAATCAAAGCATTAAGCAAGGAGGCAAGAGAGCTAGGAATTGGTAAAATTCCGAAGCGTAAACAACCATAA
- the trmL gene encoding tRNA (uridine(34)/cytosine(34)/5-carboxymethylaminomethyluridine(34)-2'-O)-methyltransferase TrmL, which yields MALHVVLYQPLIPANTGNIARTCAGTDTELHLIRPLGFSTDDKMLKRAGLDYWDHVKIHYYDSLEDFYTQNEGGEFFYVTKFGKKAHSDFDYSATEQDFFFIFGRETTGLPKEVIEANMETCLRLPMNENIRSLNLSNTAAILIYEALRQQDYRDLRKY from the coding sequence ATGGCATTGCATGTTGTATTATACCAGCCGCTCATTCCAGCAAACACTGGCAATATTGCGCGCACATGTGCTGGTACCGATACCGAGCTTCATTTAATCAGGCCGTTAGGATTTTCAACGGATGACAAGATGTTGAAGAGGGCGGGTTTGGATTACTGGGATCATGTGAAGATTCATTATTACGATTCTCTCGAGGACTTTTATACACAGAACGAAGGCGGAGAATTCTTTTATGTGACCAAATTTGGTAAAAAGGCGCATTCCGATTTTGATTATAGTGCAACCGAACAGGATTTTTTCTTTATTTTTGGCAGAGAAACAACAGGACTTCCTAAAGAAGTAATCGAAGCGAATATGGAAACATGCCTGAGGTTGCCTATGAATGAGAATATCCGTTCATTAAACCTGTCTAATACAGCTGCTATATTGATTTATGAGGCGCTGAGACAGCAGGACTATCGCGATTTGCGTAAATACTAG
- a CDS encoding PrkA family serine protein kinase has product MDILKKIEMYRQDEEKLKWEGTFREYLEIVKEQPWVAQSAHSRVYNMVKDAGIENEKGKKRYSFFNSQLFGLEEALERLVEEYFHPAAKRLDVRKRILLLMGPVSGGKSTLVTMLKRGLEAYSHTDRGAIYAIKGCPMHEDPLHMIPHHLRKDFYDEYGIRIEGNLSPLNMMRLEQEYGGRIEDVIVERIFFSEDKRTGIGTFSPSDPKSQDIADLTGSIDFSTIAEYGSESDPRAYRFDGELNKANRGMMEFQEMLKCDEKFLWHLLSLTQEGNFKAGRFALISADELIVAHTNETEYRSFISNKKNEALHSRIIVMPIPYNLKVSEEEKIYDKMIRESDVNDVHIAPHTLRVAAMFTILTRLKDPKKGDIDLIKKMRLYDGESVEGYNRADVEELKKEHQDEGMSGIDPRYVINRISSTIIRKEVKTINALDVLRSLKEGLDQHPSITAETRERYLNYISIARKEYDDIAKKEVQKAFVYSYEESAKTLMDNYLDNVEAYCNKAKMRDQLTGEEINPDEKLMRSIEEQIGISENAKKAFREEILIRISAYARKGKRFDYNSHDRLREAIQKKLFADLKDIVKITTSTKTPDETQLKKINNVVARLIDEHGYNSTSANELLRYVGSLLNR; this is encoded by the coding sequence ATGGATATTTTAAAAAAGATTGAGATGTATCGCCAGGATGAAGAGAAGCTTAAGTGGGAAGGGACGTTCAGGGAGTATCTTGAAATTGTGAAGGAACAGCCATGGGTTGCTCAATCGGCACATTCGCGTGTATATAATATGGTCAAAGACGCAGGGATTGAAAACGAAAAAGGCAAGAAGCGCTATTCCTTCTTTAATTCCCAATTATTCGGCCTTGAGGAAGCATTGGAGAGGCTAGTCGAGGAGTATTTCCATCCGGCAGCGAAAAGGCTGGATGTCAGGAAACGGATCCTTCTGTTGATGGGACCTGTAAGTGGGGGTAAATCGACTCTCGTCACGATGCTGAAAAGAGGGCTGGAGGCATATTCCCATACAGACAGGGGAGCAATTTATGCGATTAAGGGCTGCCCAATGCACGAAGACCCGCTGCACATGATTCCACATCATTTACGCAAGGATTTTTATGATGAGTATGGCATTCGGATTGAAGGCAATCTGTCGCCGCTTAATATGATGAGACTTGAGCAGGAATATGGCGGCAGGATTGAGGATGTTATAGTAGAGCGGATTTTCTTCTCTGAGGATAAGCGGACGGGTATCGGAACATTCAGTCCATCCGATCCAAAATCCCAGGATATTGCGGATTTGACAGGTAGCATTGACTTCTCTACTATCGCGGAATATGGATCTGAATCCGATCCGCGTGCATACCGATTTGATGGCGAGTTGAACAAAGCGAACCGGGGAATGATGGAGTTCCAGGAAATGCTGAAATGCGATGAGAAATTCCTCTGGCATTTGCTGAGCCTGACACAGGAAGGCAATTTTAAAGCGGGAAGATTTGCATTGATCAGCGCTGATGAATTGATTGTTGCCCATACAAATGAAACGGAATATCGTTCTTTCATCTCCAATAAAAAGAACGAAGCCTTGCATTCACGTATTATCGTGATGCCGATTCCATATAACTTAAAGGTGTCCGAAGAAGAGAAAATCTATGACAAGATGATCAGGGAAAGCGACGTAAATGATGTTCATATCGCTCCGCATACTCTGAGGGTGGCTGCGATGTTCACGATTCTAACGCGCCTGAAAGATCCGAAAAAAGGCGATATTGATCTGATCAAGAAAATGAGGCTTTACGATGGAGAGAGTGTCGAAGGATATAACAGAGCTGATGTAGAGGAACTGAAGAAGGAGCATCAGGATGAAGGCATGAGCGGAATTGACCCGCGTTATGTCATCAACCGGATTTCTTCGACAATCATCAGGAAGGAAGTTAAAACGATTAATGCTTTAGATGTGCTGAGATCACTTAAGGAAGGTCTTGACCAGCACCCATCCATTACGGCCGAGACAAGAGAGCGTTACCTGAACTATATTTCTATTGCGCGTAAGGAATACGATGATATCGCAAAAAAAGAAGTTCAAAAGGCATTCGTGTATTCATACGAAGAATCAGCTAAAACTCTCATGGACAATTACCTTGATAATGTTGAGGCATATTGCAATAAGGCGAAGATGCGTGATCAGCTGACTGGTGAGGAAATCAATCCGGATGAGAAGCTGATGCGCTCCATCGAGGAGCAGATTGGCATTTCTGAAAATGCGAAGAAAGCCTTCCGCGAAGAGATATTAATCAGAATTTCTGCGTATGCGCGTAAAGGCAAGAGGTTTGATTACAATTCACATGACCGACTGCGAGAAGCGATCCAGAAGAAGCTATTCGCTGACTTGAAGGATATCGTCAAGATCACGACTTCAACAAAGACTCCTGATGAGACACAATTGAAGAAAATCAATAATGTTGTCGCAAGACTAATCGATGAGCATGGTTATAACTCTACCTCAGCCAATGAATTGTTGAGGTATGTCGGAAGTCTGTTAAATAGATAA
- a CDS encoding amidase domain-containing protein: MREQLQELLEQRVLQCVSMPRNQLHECPSIELKKQSFASRSAEIVKAKANGRIEEKFEDKENASVLYEVHFQYLIKQRDLFYMEEEVEKRQAEFYKGVLVKDEKLKEIKASQGREEKLPAIVQQEAEQERKGFRYDRLKAVQYAERWWNDYNPAYKKFEVDCTNYISQCLHVGGGPMRGYPNRSNGWWMQNDNWSFSWSVANAMRWYIPGSKFGLRGREVNSAEKLKLGDVICYDFQGDGRFDHTTIVTGHDGDGMPLVNAHTYNSRMRYWAYEDSTAYTQNIKYKFFTITDDYDDQ; encoded by the coding sequence ATGCGTGAACAACTGCAGGAACTGCTGGAACAGCGTGTCCTTCAATGTGTATCTATGCCGCGAAATCAACTGCACGAGTGTCCCAGTATAGAGCTGAAAAAGCAGAGTTTTGCCAGTAGATCTGCTGAAATTGTAAAAGCAAAGGCAAATGGCAGGATTGAGGAGAAGTTTGAAGATAAGGAGAATGCCTCAGTTTTATATGAGGTTCATTTTCAGTATTTGATTAAACAACGGGATTTATTTTACATGGAAGAGGAAGTAGAGAAGAGACAAGCGGAATTTTACAAGGGCGTCCTTGTTAAGGATGAAAAGCTGAAAGAGATCAAGGCGTCACAGGGCAGGGAGGAAAAGTTGCCTGCTATTGTACAGCAGGAGGCGGAGCAGGAGAGAAAGGGGTTTAGATATGACAGGCTCAAGGCCGTCCAGTATGCGGAAAGATGGTGGAATGACTACAACCCTGCCTATAAGAAGTTCGAGGTAGACTGTACCAACTACATCTCACAATGCCTCCATGTAGGAGGAGGGCCGATGCGAGGGTATCCGAACCGAAGCAATGGCTGGTGGATGCAGAATGATAATTGGAGCTTCAGCTGGTCGGTCGCCAATGCGATGCGTTGGTACATCCCAGGATCTAAGTTTGGGTTGAGGGGAAGAGAAGTAAATAGTGCTGAAAAGCTGAAGCTTGGAGATGTCATCTGCTATGATTTTCAGGGGGATGGCCGCTTCGACCATACCACAATTGTTACGGGACACGACGGGGATGGCATGCCGCTCGTCAATGCCCATACGTATAACAGCAGGATGCGGTATTGGGCTTATGAGGATTCGACCGCCTATACCCAGAATATTAAATACAAGTTCTTTACGATTACTGATGATTACGACGATCAGTGA
- a CDS encoding C39 family peptidase, producing the protein MTRTDAHSVTKNIVDKKVLEDFINTEEKKMIEAVPHISQLPELQRGCEVTSLTMLLQYEGITADKMTLAKQIHKISFRDTNYVHGNPYNGFVGDIYTFNKSGYGVYHGPVAKLAETYLPGKIKDITAQSIDALYELIDNGSPVWIITNSTFAPLPESEFTVWKTNTGNVKITYKEHSVLIVGYDEEFIYINDPLASDGYKAVPRTPFEKAWVQMGSQAIGIEK; encoded by the coding sequence ATTACCCGAACAGATGCTCATTCAGTAACAAAAAATATTGTTGATAAAAAAGTTCTTGAGGATTTCATCAATACTGAAGAGAAAAAAATGATTGAGGCTGTCCCGCACATCAGTCAGCTTCCCGAATTACAACGCGGGTGTGAAGTAACCAGCCTAACGATGCTTTTGCAGTATGAAGGAATCACAGCCGATAAGATGACCTTAGCTAAGCAGATACATAAAATTTCGTTCCGCGACACAAATTATGTTCACGGCAATCCATATAATGGCTTCGTTGGCGATATCTATACCTTCAACAAGTCAGGATATGGCGTTTACCACGGTCCTGTAGCAAAGCTTGCAGAGACTTATCTGCCCGGGAAAATCAAGGACATTACCGCACAATCAATCGATGCTTTATATGAACTGATCGACAACGGCTCTCCAGTTTGGATCATCACCAACTCTACTTTCGCGCCGCTTCCCGAATCGGAGTTTACTGTTTGGAAGACCAATACAGGAAATGTGAAGATTACTTACAAAGAACACAGTGTTTTAATTGTCGGCTATGATGAGGAATTCATTTACATAAACGACCCTCTTGCCAGTGATGGTTATAAAGCCGTCCCACGGACCCCATTCGAAAAAGCCTGGGTACAGATGGGCAGCCAGGCGATCGGAATTGAAAAATAA
- the yhbH gene encoding sporulation protein YhbH has protein sequence MTDESNHQFVISQEDWSLHRKGHDDQQRHQEKVQEAIKSNLPDLITEENIIMSNGRDVVKIPIRSLDEYKIRYNYDKNKHVGQGNGDSKVGDVVARDGSGQQQGPGKGQGAGDQAGEDYYEAEVSMMEIEEALFKELELPNLKKKEDQEHLVENIEFNDIRKTGLMGNIDKKRTMMSAYKRNAMTGKPSFHPIYKEDLKFKTWNEVVKPDSKAVVLAMMDTSGSMGLWEKYMARSFFFWMTRFLRSKYETVEIEFIAHHTEAKVVSEEDFFSKGESGGTICSSAYRKALELIDAKYNPSKFNIYPFHFSDGDNLTSDNARCVKLVEELMKVSNMFGYGEVNQYNRHSTLMSAYKNMKDDNFRYYILKQKADVFHAMKSFFKKEEENKLYA, from the coding sequence ATGACCGATGAAAGCAATCACCAGTTTGTGATTTCCCAGGAAGATTGGTCCCTCCACCGCAAAGGACATGATGACCAACAGCGCCATCAGGAAAAGGTGCAGGAAGCAATAAAGAGCAATCTGCCTGATTTGATCACCGAAGAAAATATTATCATGTCCAACGGCAGGGATGTCGTAAAGATTCCGATAAGGTCACTGGATGAGTACAAAATCCGTTATAACTATGATAAGAATAAGCACGTCGGCCAGGGGAATGGCGACAGTAAAGTCGGCGATGTCGTTGCCCGTGATGGTTCCGGTCAGCAGCAAGGTCCAGGTAAAGGGCAAGGCGCAGGAGACCAGGCTGGTGAAGACTATTACGAAGCAGAAGTATCGATGATGGAAATTGAAGAAGCACTATTTAAAGAGTTGGAGCTTCCGAATCTCAAGAAGAAGGAAGATCAGGAGCATCTGGTTGAAAATATTGAATTCAACGATATCAGGAAGACTGGATTGATGGGGAATATTGATAAGAAAAGGACAATGATGTCGGCGTATAAACGGAATGCAATGACCGGGAAACCATCATTCCACCCTATTTACAAAGAAGACCTTAAATTCAAGACATGGAATGAAGTCGTGAAGCCGGACTCAAAAGCTGTAGTGCTTGCGATGATGGATACGAGCGGAAGTATGGGGCTTTGGGAAAAATACATGGCGAGGAGCTTTTTCTTCTGGATGACCCGTTTTCTACGCTCCAAATATGAAACAGTCGAAATCGAATTTATCGCCCACCATACAGAAGCAAAAGTTGTTTCCGAGGAAGACTTCTTCTCAAAAGGGGAAAGCGGAGGTACAATATGTTCATCCGCCTATCGAAAAGCATTAGAACTTATTGATGCAAAATACAACCCAAGCAAGTTCAACATCTACCCATTCCACTTTTCCGATGGTGATAACCTAACCTCCGACAATGCCCGCTGTGTGAAATTAGTAGAAGAACTGATGAAGGTCTCCAATATGTTTGGTTATGGAGAAGTCAACCAGTACAACCGCCACTCGACCCTAATGTCCGCGTATAAAAACATGAAAGACGATAACTTCCGTTACTATATCCTCAAGCAGAAGGCTGACGTATTCCACGCGATGAAGAGCTTTTTCAAAAAAGAAGAAGAAAATAAATTGTATGCTTAA
- the queG gene encoding tRNA epoxyqueuosine(34) reductase QueG codes for MDITSLKKDIIEYSKTIGIDKIGFAAPTTFEEMKLRLYRQQELQYQSGFEEKDIEKRTEPALIFDRPKSIISIALAYPSKMKTHVVSKKGERRGIFCRASWGTDYHVVLRDRLKKLEEYIASKVPEARFKSMVDTGELVDRAVAERAGIGWSGKNCSIITPEFGSYVYLGEMITTIPFEPDTPMEDRCGSCNKCVDVCPTGALIQGGQLDAQKCIAFVTQTKGFLADEFREKLGNRLYGCDTCQTVCPENKGKDFHFHEEMEPDPEIAKPLLKPLLTMSNRDFKEKYGHISGSWRGKKPIQRNAIIALAHYKDDTAIHELIKVLKDDPRPVLRGTAAWALGKIGGPDALDALKRASAVEKDEEVLNEIDKGMEFFKDNPESNITV; via the coding sequence ATGGATATAACTAGTCTTAAAAAGGATATTATTGAATACAGCAAAACGATCGGAATCGATAAAATTGGTTTTGCCGCACCTACGACCTTTGAGGAGATGAAGCTCAGGTTGTATAGACAGCAGGAACTTCAATATCAATCAGGGTTCGAGGAAAAGGATATTGAGAAGAGAACGGAGCCTGCCTTGATTTTTGACCGTCCAAAGTCGATCATCTCGATTGCGCTCGCTTATCCTTCTAAAATGAAAACCCATGTTGTAAGCAAGAAGGGGGAACGGCGTGGAATCTTCTGCCGTGCATCATGGGGGACCGATTACCACGTGGTCCTTAGGGACAGGCTTAAAAAACTGGAGGAATACATTGCTTCGAAGGTCCCTGAAGCCAGGTTCAAGTCGATGGTCGATACGGGCGAGCTAGTAGACCGGGCAGTTGCCGAACGGGCAGGGATAGGCTGGAGCGGAAAAAACTGTTCGATTATCACACCTGAGTTTGGATCATACGTCTATTTGGGTGAAATGATTACGACTATCCCATTTGAGCCTGATACACCTATGGAGGATCGCTGTGGGAGCTGCAATAAGTGTGTGGATGTTTGTCCGACTGGTGCGCTTATTCAGGGCGGACAGCTTGATGCACAAAAATGTATTGCCTTCGTGACTCAGACTAAGGGTTTTTTGGCGGATGAATTCAGGGAGAAGCTTGGAAACCGTTTATATGGATGTGATACTTGCCAGACTGTATGTCCTGAGAATAAAGGGAAGGATTTTCATTTCCATGAAGAAATGGAGCCAGACCCTGAAATTGCAAAGCCCCTTCTGAAACCTTTACTGACCATGAGTAACCGTGATTTTAAAGAAAAATACGGACATATATCCGGGTCGTGGAGGGGAAAGAAGCCTATTCAGCGCAATGCAATCATTGCCCTTGCGCATTATAAGGATGATACAGCAATACATGAGTTGATCAAGGTGTTGAAGGATGACCCAAGACCTGTTCTCAGAGGAACAGCAGCATGGGCGCTTGGCAAAATTGGAGGACCTGATGCGTTGGACGCATTGAAACGTGCTTCTGCTGTTGAGAAGGATGAGGAAGTACTGAATGAGATCGATAAAGGAATGGAGTTTTTCAAGGACAACCCAGAGTCAAATATAACTGTGTAA
- a CDS encoding B3/B4 domain-containing protein, translating into MEIQVSSGLCGLIPGFKVGVIEYKDIQVGKSPQMLKGRLQLFQESIYFDLLEKNVTELEGIKEWRGIFKTTGKDPNRYRHSAEALYRRIGKQNYLQSIHSAIDLNNFFSLEYQIPIGVYDSDKLIGNVTIKLGEESEEYTGLNGRTNNLANLIISADEQGPFGSPFVDSERTAVTEETTNALQIVYLRPSSSLESMQKMTESLMNMFTQIHGGSGTYRILGC; encoded by the coding sequence ATGGAAATTCAAGTTTCCAGTGGGTTATGTGGTCTAATTCCCGGATTCAAAGTCGGGGTTATCGAGTATAAGGACATACAGGTAGGTAAGTCTCCGCAAATGTTAAAAGGAAGACTGCAGCTTTTCCAGGAATCAATCTACTTCGACCTTCTGGAAAAAAACGTAACCGAGCTTGAAGGCATCAAAGAGTGGCGAGGAATTTTCAAAACAACAGGGAAGGACCCTAACCGTTATAGACACTCGGCCGAAGCCCTCTACCGCAGAATCGGAAAGCAGAATTACCTTCAATCCATACATAGTGCGATAGATTTGAATAATTTCTTCTCGCTTGAATATCAGATTCCAATAGGAGTTTACGACAGTGACAAGCTAATAGGCAATGTAACAATTAAATTAGGAGAAGAGAGCGAAGAGTACACAGGTTTAAATGGAAGAACCAATAACCTCGCCAACCTAATTATCTCTGCAGATGAACAAGGACCATTCGGCAGCCCATTTGTAGATTCAGAAAGAACTGCCGTGACAGAAGAAACTACCAACGCCCTGCAGATAGTCTATTTAAGACCTTCATCCTCCCTTGAAAGCATGCAAAAAATGACCGAATCACTAATGAACATGTTTACCCAAATCCATGGTGGATCTGGCACATATAGAATCTTGGGATGCTGA
- the nfsA gene encoding oxygen-insensitive NADPH nitroreductase, translating into MNQVIETLLQHRSIRRFKEQRLDREQIEAIVKSAQAASTFSFIQAYSIIGVTDQKKKDKLAELAGNQAYVAANGHFFVFCADLHRLMVVGEMENADLSESIESTEKFMVALIDAALAAQNAAIAAESLGLGICYIGGIRNDLEAVKDVLKTPEHVIPLFGMAVGYPDQETDLKPRLPMANIYMENEYQKDRSLFEKQMHDYNETTSEYYRVRTGGKREDTWTGQMVKMVGGKSRMYMKEFVEKQNLNKK; encoded by the coding sequence ATGAACCAGGTGATTGAGACTCTATTACAACATCGTTCTATTAGGCGTTTTAAGGAGCAACGGCTGGACAGGGAGCAAATTGAAGCGATTGTGAAGAGCGCACAGGCAGCTTCTACTTTTAGCTTCATACAGGCGTATTCGATTATTGGTGTTACGGACCAGAAAAAGAAGGACAAGCTGGCTGAATTGGCTGGTAATCAGGCGTATGTAGCAGCAAATGGACACTTTTTTGTATTTTGTGCAGATCTTCATCGCCTTATGGTAGTTGGTGAAATGGAAAATGCAGATCTGAGTGAGTCGATTGAAAGCACTGAAAAATTCATGGTTGCGCTGATCGATGCAGCTTTAGCCGCCCAGAATGCAGCAATTGCTGCTGAATCATTGGGACTTGGTATTTGCTATATCGGTGGGATCCGCAATGATCTTGAGGCAGTGAAGGATGTATTGAAGACACCTGAACATGTTATTCCTCTGTTTGGCATGGCAGTGGGCTATCCTGACCAGGAAACGGACCTGAAGCCACGCCTCCCGATGGCAAATATTTATATGGAAAACGAATATCAAAAGGATCGGAGCTTGTTTGAAAAACAGATGCATGATTATAATGAAACGACTTCTGAATATTATCGCGTCAGAACGGGCGGAAAACGAGAGGATACATGGACTGGCCAAATGGTAAAAATGGTCGGAGGTAAATCGCGGATGTATATGAAGGAGTTTGTGGAAAAGCAAAATTTGAATAAAAAATAA
- a CDS encoding sugar-binding transcriptional regulator — MEKEKLLKIIEAAKLYYLLDYNQNDIAKELGVSRPTVSRFLQIAKQEGIVDIKIMDPTEDVENLSAQLEQKFGLKKAIVTHIPQYEDSVIKTYLGEKAAAFLNEVVDHDDIIGVTWGTTLYHVALELKQKPCKNVKVVQLKGGVSHSETNTYANEILYLFGKAFNSAPHHLPLPAIVDHVVVKQAMEADRHIKKILEMGKQSNIAVYTIGPIKSESLLFQLGYFTEEDLQVIYSKAVGDICSRFFDKDGKVCNENLNARTLGIELEELKKKKYSILVAGGAHKIDGIYGALKGKYTNVLVTDQFTAKFLLDK, encoded by the coding sequence ATGGAGAAAGAAAAATTATTGAAGATAATCGAGGCAGCTAAGCTGTATTATTTACTTGATTATAACCAGAATGATATTGCCAAAGAGTTGGGAGTATCGAGGCCTACAGTATCAAGGTTCCTGCAGATTGCAAAGCAGGAGGGTATCGTCGATATCAAAATCATGGACCCTACAGAGGATGTAGAGAATTTGTCAGCACAACTTGAACAAAAGTTTGGGTTGAAAAAGGCAATCGTCACCCATATTCCACAATATGAAGACAGTGTAATCAAAACATATCTCGGGGAGAAGGCTGCTGCTTTTTTGAATGAAGTGGTTGACCATGATGATATTATTGGTGTCACTTGGGGAACGACGCTTTATCATGTAGCTCTGGAACTGAAGCAGAAACCGTGCAAGAATGTTAAGGTCGTCCAGTTGAAGGGTGGGGTCAGCCACTCTGAAACGAATACGTACGCAAATGAAATCCTGTATTTATTCGGCAAGGCCTTCAACAGCGCACCCCATCATCTTCCTCTCCCGGCGATTGTTGATCATGTTGTGGTAAAACAAGCGATGGAAGCGGACAGGCATATTAAAAAAATCCTTGAAATGGGGAAGCAGTCAAACATTGCAGTCTATACCATCGGGCCAATAAAATCAGAATCGTTATTGTTCCAGCTGGGATATTTTACAGAAGAGGATCTGCAAGTCATTTATTCAAAAGCGGTCGGCGATATCTGTTCACGCTTCTTTGATAAAGACGGGAAGGTTTGTAACGAAAATCTTAATGCGAGAACATTAGGTATTGAGCTTGAAGAGTTAAAGAAGAAAAAGTATTCCATTTTAGTAGCAGGCGGAGCTCATAAAATTGATGGTATTTATGGTGCATTAAAGGGGAAGTATACAAATGTGCTCGTAACTGACCAGTTCACTGCAAAATTCTTGTTGGATAAGTAA